The region ATCCTGCAGGtatgatttttgtgtgtgtgtgtgtgcgtgtgtgtatgtacatgtacatgtttgtgcgtgtgtgtgtgtgtgtgtgcaaagtgAATTAACCTAtgttggttttaaaaaaaaaaagtatttgtataTAAGATTATATATATAGTTGAAAACTGTGTTTGACCTGTCGTACCTGAACACTTTGATACATGCAGAAAGTTTTTCTGATGCATCCTATTTTACcctaaaatctgtttttatgctCTAAACTGTGCAGCTGAGTCCTTGAGTCGTCCTTAGCATGTAACAATGAAGCATTTTGTTTTCCCATACACAAGGAGCCGTCTGAAAGCCTTTCTGTTCCTGCACACCTACATTATCCAGGCTCGAGGCTCTTGATATGGaaatatttatgtgtatatatattctTATTATGTTCCTACATGTGGTGCTTTCAGCATTGTCACAAAGACAACTGTATTGAAGTGTGTATGACCAATGTATATGTGCAACATAACACTGGAGTTTGAATATCTGAATCAAAGATTTGCAATAAATGGTGCTCTTTTCTCACCAAAGAACAATATTAGTGTATGAATTTATTGATGGTGGGGAATTTTATTTAGTTGAATTTTCAAATTACATGCTCAGAagattaaaggtgcagtgtgtagaattttgTGGCATCTACCTgagcagacttggcagaaatggagtataatattcataagtatgttgtaattagtgtttttgttactttataatgagccctttatatctacatagggagggGGTCCTCTTtcatggagcccaccatgtttctacagtagcccaaaacggacaaaccaaacactggctctagagagggccttttgcgtttttcgcGAGTTTTGCGGCCatcataggttctcctacacacttggaatgggaggggtgggggagggcgggttattcagtttgttgcagttTGTAACCTCTATGCTAGATGCCACTTAATCCtacacactagtcctttaaaTCACGTTTGGGAAAGTTTAAGTTAGTTTTACAAATTtctgacaaaaatatttaaaagctaTTCCTGTATTCAGAACTTGATTAGATCCAAATGATATCAGATTTGCTTCTCTATTAAATAGCTTATTCAGGTTGATATTTAGATCACATTAGCAGCTTTTCCTGGATTTGTGTAGATTCCTTCACAGCCTGGCTCGCTGTTTCCTGCGCACCGTCCCTGTGATGTTTCCTGAGGGGTTATCAAGGGGAAGAAGAACctgtgagggggaaaaaaatacacGTCAGTAACCAAATAATTTCACAGTTAAACACCTTGAAAGATTGGTTGTAATAACAACTTACCTCATCTCTGTTATGGATGCCCATTTTTGTCATGTCTATGGTGAAGTAATGCTGGTTGGGCATGACAATCTCAATTTCATCCACCTGAAAGACAAGTGTACTCAACACCATGAGTTTTCTGGATGAGCCCGTTGTACATGTGGCCAAGAATTTAGCCTCTTAGAGTTTTATTGAaggtctttgtttttgtgtaaatgtgtgttcaCAAGTAGGAATGTAGAGAAAAATGTAGATGGCAAGACTGATTCTACACAcatttatgcctttattattttttgaagAGTAAAGTGGAGTTTTTATGTATAGCATATGTGTCACAATGATAGATTTCAACTCTGCTAAACAGCATCTCTGCAAATGATGTGGGCCTACCTCAGGAATTCTATCCAGGACCAGAACTTGTGTCTCATAAAGGGTCTTCTGCACAGAGGGTGAGTACTCTCCACGATCGTAGGGGCCAGCAAACTTCTCAATAATTGTCTCCTTAACACATTTCCTGTAAGTACAGTGATGCGGTGATCATTAGATGTAGAAAGCAGgttatttcagtttcagtcttCTATTTTGTGTCCAGAACCCTTTATTTTTTTGGACACCTATAACGAAGATGTCCAGTGAATGCAGTGTTTTCCTTTAACAAATCATTAACTGATAAATTACCATGCAGCATCAAAGTTGACATCCTGAACCTTGTTGTAGCGCCACCTAGAATAGACAGAGGTGCAGAAACACCTGTCCGAGGTGTCTTGCAGCGTAGTGAAGCGATCTCGGTGGAAACCCGAAAAACCAGACTGAGTAGTTTTCAACACCTTCATGTTCTTCACCCCGCTGTGAAGCACTGGGATTCCTGTGAGGGGTACAGAGTCAAATAATCAGAAACATCACAATATATTTTGACAGATTGCACAGTAGCAcagagaagacacacacatgacaCCAGACCCCCTAAGATATAGCCTAAAGGAGCCCCAGAAGCTCCTTCATTGACAGAAGCAGGATGAAAGCAGACCTCAGCCTTGATCAGGTATGTACCctgctcattttttaaaacaacaccTGCTTCAAGTACAAACATTGTGTCTTTAGAAGGAAGATGAGATGTTGAGTTTTGATCTCCTTTCTTCTCGGTCATAGGAGATTTATGgcaatacattttcaaatacagtacattcaaTCTAAATACTGCCTGtatgtgtttaagtgtgtgtgtgagattgtaTTTACCGCCAAGATTCTGTTCAGCATCACAGAAGCGATAGGCTTCTGGGCTGTAGATAAATGCATGAGCATGTTCTACCCCgttctgagagagagagaaaaaagtatGCATCTTAGTCTATTATACACTCACATTCATCAATGACAAACTGGGTAAAGTGATATAAAGTTGAATGGATATTTCACATATTTGAACAAGTTAAAGAAATACAgtagttaaacattttgggaaatacatttattcgCTTTCTTGATGACAAGACTGATGCCACTCTCATGCTATGCATGGTCTGTCGATATGAAGGCTGGGAACAGTTACCAGGCAACCAATGGAGACTACAGGAAGTAACTAGTCAGAAATAGTCCACCACATAACCCTCACGTGAAACAATGAGttgctgtttttacactttgggggttttttgtgtttgtttgcttgttttaggTTTAggtgtttccctctgtttccagtctgtatGTTAAGCCGTGCTGTGTTAAGAGTGGCATCgatcttctcatgtaactctcCACAAGAAGGCAAAtagatatatataaatatatataaaatatatataaacacatatatataaataaacatatttccccaATATgacaaactattcctttaaagagtAGCTTAACACCAGGCTGAAAAGCAGAACCAAAATCACAgatgtgtgtgctttttttgcACTATTAACCACACCCATCAGTGATCCTGGATTACACCAGTACATCACTACAACAAGGTGAAaggttaaaccactggaggcCTGAAAAAACTAGACTTTCAGCAgttgttaagttactctttaagaTGTTCTTTAATTATGGAGCTGCTTTATTAGTTTGAATCAATGACAGATTACTGATAATGAAATAAGATCAGATCTGATGTTTTGAgatgtcatagcaggaaaagcacatgtgCAACTGATGACACTAATGTCCTGGACGTTCACCCCTTGTTAACGTCATTAGTTTAACCTGCGCTTTTCCTGTTAtgacaagtaaaaatgtctcCCATCAAAAATGCCAACTGACTGATCAATAAACTCTGTATTTTTACCTTCTCCAACTTTCTCCATGGAGCCTCCTCCATGTAAACCTTGGCCCGCAGCACATGCTTGAAAGAGGTCAGGAAATGATGACAGATATCCAGGGAAAACTGCTCAATGGTCTTCACCTGGACACAAACAATGATAaaaatcttttagtaaaactcTCAAAAAAGTTTCAGTTATGATTGAGTAACAGTTGTCATAATAAGACAAGCGTGGTATAATAATAGTGCTGAGTAAAGTCCTAACTGGACAGATCAGTGTGTTTTGAGCTATGGATAGTCAGGAGGTTAGTTGTGACTGTAATGTGGGTTAAATCAATAACCTTTATACAGTCAAGTTACCCTTTActtaaattgtattattttttcaagTGTGAAGTATAATATATCTGTACTTCCTTTATtccaaatttaatttaactgaaGCCACCTCAAAATAGATAAAGATTTGGAATCCTAATGATTGCTAATGATCCTTAGAGTTTTATCCCACTGCTCCTACTACAGAGAACTTTCCTCTTGTAGATAAGCCAATTAGCCGATCTTAGGTCCTGAGAAACAAAAGTCACTCCTTGatgatattttaattaatttatcagGTTTTACAAGAAGGACAATCCTGGGCTTAACATTTACAAGTGACCTGCCTGTCAACAAACATATTAATTACGTCCCCAGCGTCGCTTCATTTCACTTTCATTGCATTGTCCAGTATGGTGGACAATGACACTTAAATGCCAGGTTGTTTTAAACACTGCATCATGGTTTCTGATGACAACCTATACTCCAGTCTTTGCCTCCCTACACCGACTTTGTATCTATAGTATGCTGATTTTAAATTGATTGTCATAATGTGTCCAATACATGGATGGTGCTAATTAACACAACccatttttttccatcttcctAGAGAGCTTGGGCTTGGTTGGGTAATGTTGCTGAGGGCCTCAGAAACCTTTGAGGTGTTGAATGTGATATTGGGCTTTACAAATAAGCTTAACTTGAAGTGGAAATCCACAGTCACAGGTTTAGGCTTTTGATGTCACATCAATGTGACAATATTTTTAGGTCATTAGCATTACATACAGTTTATTATACTGTTGCtttttataaatagaaaatagaatagaaaattATGCTGCACAGTCTTTAAAACTCTGTGGGTAGTTACCTTAGTTACCTCTCTGATCCTAACTGCCTTCCATTACTTTCTATGGCTAGAAATCGTTGTCTttgtaaaaatggaaatgttgtGATGAGGTCACTGAGGTCACAAGCTACATTATATTAACATGTTCTTTATGTCCGTCAATAGAGGCTGGTGACTTACCCCCTTGAGCTTGGCCAGGGCGTGGACGGTGTTCTTGATGGTGTCGGTGGGGATGATGTCTGAGTTGTCTCCGGTTAGATAATCCTTGCGTGAATTGAGTGTGAGCTCCACGTCAGCCTTCAGCTCAATGATGTCATGGTGGGTCCCCTGTCTCCTGATGAAAAGCACCTTCACTATGTTCTTGCCGTAGCCTGTTCGCACAAACTCCACATTCTGCACACACATGAGCAAAGTCAGTGTCATGTCACACATGAACAGGTGAACCATTATGTTACCTGATGTTTTTTATGccatgtgtgcatatgtttgtgtcatttttaactgtatattgactttttttaacatatactgtttaatgtgctaaatttttctgttttttcccaaTAAAGTTCTATTATTGTGCAGTTTGTAGACTGTGTCACCTGAGTATGAGCTCTGGGATAGTTGTACATCCCTTTTCATTGTTCAGATTTATCTGTTGAAGGCATATCATATTTTGAttgaaatatgatttttatatGATAAACTATTAAAGGATGCTGATTTTTGGATCAGTCTGCCAACATCCTCTCATTTAATATGGCACTGTTGCCCCGATTGGTTGTTTGAGCATGATTATTTTCCATAACATTAATTCATCcctttaatatattaataaaacatgCCTCAAGATAGTAATATGAcattgtgaaataaaacaaaaatatatttcaatcaCTATGCtttgaaatttatattttttataatttatatacattataatcTGATATCCGCTGTGAGAGGAAtaagaaatatgacaataaatctTAATATTTTGACATCAGTTTGTAACATTAGTGTTTGACAGTGGTTTAGAGTTCTAACATGGTTTGGCCCTGTGGTCATTGACCCCAAAATGAGATAAACTTTGTGCTGAATCTTTTAAAGTACCCTTTGATAGTCAAAAAAATAGTCTTTTTCCGTGTTTCagaaaatgataatgataatgttaTGTACAACGTGTTGAATTGTTACCTGATTTGAAGCCATTGCCATAGTgtcttcctttccttttccctGCTGTGTGTCCTCCTCAGTCCCTGTCCTGTCTCCAGCAAAAGGTTTTCTCCGCCAATTGATGAGGCTTTTGTAGAGAGGGCGTGCCTCGCTTTGCACTCAGGCTATTGGAAGTTATATTAGATGAGGCTGAACCCGTTTTACCTGTATATTGctcacacaaatatacactTTCATCTTGCTTTATTATGTGCACATGTATATTTACAGAGAGACAAACCAAAGTACATTTTCTAATGCAGatctttttgttgtgttgtacCTGCCTGGTGTTTTATCACTGAACTCTCTTTTCTCATTGTTCCAGCACTTGTGCAGTCATCCAGGTTATATTTTGACATTGAAAAGCTGAGACAAGCTGCACTTCCATGAACACTCTGAACTGTATAAAAGTGTGCATGTCTAAATTCTCCAAAATTGTAATATCCTGGTCTTGAAGAAAGACTCAAAAGAGGTtgaaatctagttttaagattaattgtttttgtttatattaggttcatttgttgtaaagttgtgCCTATCAAATTGCATATACAAAACTGAGGATAAGGTAGTATTATTCCATCGGAGTAATGTAAGGCTACATTATAATTATTTGCATTATCAATATGTGATTTTCTTCAATTCTTATCAACAATTGAATATtaagtgtataaaatgtcaaaaaataatagaaaaataacCATCATTTTTCCCTGAAGCCCAAGTTaacatattcaatttacttgttttgtttgaccaagaTGTTGAGTTTACCATCATGAGAAACTGggaaaactagcaaatattcacatttgagaagctagtaCCAGTGAGTTTTGGGGaattctgcattaaaaaatTATCAACATAGTTGGCCCCACAAGATGTTAATCCAGCCATGCACCTAATAAGCCACCAAGCCTGCagatataaatattatatactaAGTTTTAATGAATGGATTATTGGTTCAGATGGCCTGCAGGTCTTTTCTAGCAGGTAAAggcttgaaaaatgatgaactaACTGGATTAACTCTCATTTAATCCATCAACCTCAATCAGTATCACTGACAGTTAAAAATAGAATACAAAATTGAAAGTATTTCGTTTCacacctgtttgttttttgtaacagATTTTTTCCGGTTCAGCGCCCCCATTGCTAATAAAAGATGACTGTGGTTGTAATGTGAAACTGAGGAACAgtgctgaaaagacaaaacctGGGTTAGTAaaggtacagtatatactaAAAACTCGAGGTATTTACACACTACGGGAGCCTGTGAAAGCAAccaaaactttaatttaatatcGCCCCTATAAACTCTCATGTTCCCTTCAGGATTCCCCTGTCATGTGACTTCGTCTTATGACTTCCTGTTTTGCATCCACAGGCAGCTGTGCTGTATTCACTTTCATAGTTACTCAATCATGAAGCATGCAAAAAGATTTCAAATTCCCTTTTCTTTCACTACAGTGTTCAGTTCAGCTGCAGGAGTCGTTCACGATGGACGCGTACATCAGTTTATGTGTACAGattgttgtcatgtttttgtgtggtACAGTGTTTAGTACTGACATTTCCTGTAAAAATGAAGCTGGTGAGCCTGTTGATTGGTGAGTTGATATGacagatgacattttaatgacatACTGAGTTTTATTCATGgtgtttgaaatgtttcctgtgttttgtcttttccgAAGATGTCCTCTTCCTTAAATACCAAAGGAAAAGTatattattctctctctctctctctctctgctgcaggtTTATCATCTACAAGCTGCCCAGGTATAAGATTGGCAAGGTCGGTAGTGGAGTGGACTACATGTACCTGGACTCCTCAGTAGGGAGCTGGCAGATGAGTAAATTCATGGTTAACGACAGTGAAGGAGCCATAGCGAACACACTGAACCAGCTTTACATGGGAGAGGCCTACAAGGTGAGATTATGTCCTTGTTCCTCAAGTGGGTTTCATACACTGATTCTGGTGCAAGGAGTGAAAGAGACCCCATGAGGCTTTTATCGCACTTCAACTCTGGTGCCAATGTCATGCGTAGACACTCTTTTGTTTCCTATAGGGAACTATTGTAGCAGCTGAACTGAAGTTAGCGATAAATGAGCTTCCACAGCCAGAAAATAACACAGTCCTTCCTCATGCCATTTACTTTATAGGGCATGTaattgcagatttttttctgtgtgagaaGATAAATCTCTGTGTAGGGTCAGGGAAGTTATAGGAGCAAAGACATCCtgagaagaaagaaggaaattaGTTAAATGTCTTTAGGAATGAATAATGATTGTATGTccaaaatgactgaaatgttacAAAGTAATTTGCATCCCAAGAAGTGTACTTCTCCATATACTATGTGTATAAAACAAGTATTTCCCTCAGTCTAACAGCTCAGTCTACGCACTCTACAATGATGCCCCACCGATCCTGGATTACCTCCGAGGATATGGACACACTAAAGGTACAGACGAAAAACtcatctttgcttttttcaagatttacttttttcagtatgaTGAATATTGATCATGGCTGCATGAAAAGGTTGATAACACTTTAAACTTCACGTATTACAACATGTACTTTACcacataatatacagtacagtcagtATCTGAAAACCTGGAGATCTGGTCCTCCAAATGTCATACTTCTCATAAACAGAGGGCACCTGATGGTATTACTGTAAAAGTAGTGCCTCTTCTTGCATTATGGTGCATTCAGGGAACTATGAACTATGCGTATGACATTAAATGACAATGTATTTCCAGGTTCATGTTTAAGCTTTGTAATGCTATGATGTTGCAAAAAAGAACCAATCAATATGGTTTAGGGGGGTCAATATGGTGTCAGGGGGAGGTAACGGGCAAAGAGCATCTGTCTGATAAGTGCTATTGACTCTGGATCACCAACTGCCCTGATGTGTCTTTGATGAAAGTGTTTGCAAGCATGCGTGCcggtttgcatgtgtgtacacatttattttacttttataattGATTGTGCGCATCCTGCAGGGGTACTGCTCTTTGACCGCTCTCAAGGTTTCTGGCTATCGCACAGCATTCCCCATTTCCCCTCATTCCCTGAGAAAGGCTACCGTTACCCCTCCTCTGGTAAAGTCAATGGCcagactgctctgtgtgtgaCCTACCAGTATGATCAGTTCCTCCACATAGGTGAGTGAACGTTCgtgaaacagcaaacagcaaaccTACAGCTTACAAAATTTTCTAtttgctgaaaacaaaaaaacatttacacactgaTATTATGTGAGGACATCAGTGCCTTGTGTACACATATACAAGATTCCAAATGTACACAAACCTCCATCATATTTGTTCAATGATGTTTTGAGATGTCACTCTTATATAATCAGCtctggaaaaatggaaaatagtttaaatattGCAAAGCAGTGTTAATCACAGTTACACTGTCTGCAGTGCTGTTgaagaatattttatattttatgtcagCCTTCAAAACTTTATATTAGTCAAACCTTAATCATTTTAGCAAGATTTGACTAATATAAAGTTTTGAAGGTTCATGGCATTGGTTTTGAAAAAAGACTGCttaaagtcattattttgtgaCAATATTCAATATCTTCGAGTTTTACCAGctaatgaaatatttcaatgaCTAGCTGttctttaaaggaatacttACACATTTTAGGAGtacatttttcttactgtcaaacACACGGCAAAATAGACGAGAAATTGATTAAATAGATGTCCTTAATGAAACAGAGGGTTCTCTTAACTTGGCCCATCACAACTTTGCATTTATAAAGGAAAATCTTGGATACAAAATACTATTAATGTAGCTGTGTTCTTACAGAGGAACATAACTATAGCATTGAATAAAAATACTCAGCTATATATATAGACAATATTAGCCTGATATATATCAGCAAAACAGTATTGGTCCAATCCTACcagataaaatgtaaatattgtagGAATACTGTCAAACTTTATAGCAGCCTGTGGTGCACGGACTTACATTTTCTAACATACAGTTTAtcttatttctctcttctttgtgACGCACATTCCTCCCTCTCCAGCAAAGCAGATGGCATACATTTACCCGCGTTTCTATAACTGCTCAACTCCTGCTGCATTCTTGGCCGACCTGCCACAGTTGGCGCAGTTATGTGAAGGCTCCAAACCTCCGCTGGCCTCAGATAAGGGAGTGGAGCAGCTCTTCTCCGTCCAAGGGGACAAGTTTGTCAGTTTTGTCAAATCTGAACATTTTGTGGATGGTAAAGTATTCCttgtgttctttttcttttctttttttagacatttattttattatatatttatttattattttagccatatgtgtgtgtgtgtgtgtgtgtgtaatgcaaCTAAAgcacttttttggctttttgggAAAATGAAGTTACACAACCATTGTTGGCACTTGAACACTTATTTCTCAGAAAATTTGACCGCAAAACTACAGCTGTGAACTTTTTACACAATTTCAGAACTTTGCAAAACAATTCTTCCTAtaccatcttgttttttttccaactgtcACAGACACTCATTATCAGGTGCAAACACACTATCATCACAGAACAGTGAGGTGCTTGAACACACACCCCACCCCAGGCTTTCAAAAGTCTTCTCCAAACcaatgtgatgaatgttatatttgtgctgtaaaacatcacagagaaagttcatttaaaacattgaTCACCAAAATCAGCATACATACAGCACAATTACCGCTGTAAGAACTTATTATTtgaatgtgcatttttaaaaacacatttcaagaCAACCAgtatttttatgaaaatattaGAATATTATTTAAAAGTTCTAATGCATATTAATAGCCCATTTTAGCTTTCCTCACCCCACtgtttttataacatttttcatcaaagtGCAACTGAACTAACCCCTGATTGGCATTCATTCAGATATCTACACGGGCTGGGTGGCTCAGGCCCTGGATACCGACCTGCTGGTAGAGACCTGGCAGACACAAAACCACGAGCTGCCGTCCAACTGCTCCCTGCCCAGACATACCATGAACATCAAGAGGATTCAGCTTCCTGGATCAGTCAAGTTCTTGTCTCACCACGACCACTCCAAGTGGTGTGTGTCGCGGGTTTATGAGGACCAGGTGACCTGCTTGGGGGACCTGAACAGGGAGAAGGCCCAAATGTGGCGTGGCGGGGGGCTGGTGTGCTCTTTCAACCCTTTGATTTACAAGGCCTTCAGACAGGCGGTGGACTTGTACATAAGTTGttgaacaaaagacaaagacagcaTGATTGAGAATGGATCAGTCTTCAATAGGTcaaatctgttttcaaattTAGGGAACAAAATGTGGAAGGTTTAAGGTTTAAAAGCAGCTGGAATGCAACCATCAGACCACAAGCATCAGATTAGACATCAGTTTTAGAAACTAAAGCTACATTTAGCGTCTTTATTAGCTTGTTGGATCTTAGCTAAGTATATTCTTGTAGCAAACTATGGGATCGATCATGTAAATTTTATTCCACTTCCATTTACACTTCAGCTggaaatctgtgtgtgttcatctatGTATCTTAACACACAAAATTATatgaatttttgttttatcaggTAATTTTCCCTCCTGAAAACAGTAGAATCACTGTAAAGTTTAATACCTTGTTGAGTTTGGCAATATTTaacatatgtaaaatatattaagaATATAAGTTTTGAATGAATAGGTTAATGCATAAACTTGTGTTTCTGTGGTCCAGCTGGTATTGATATGCTGACATGGTCCTTTTCCATACAAATCTCTTCACCTCTCTGTGGTTCAGGCCTTTGATAAtctactgagaaaaaaaataatctatgGTTTTATTTCACTAGTggtgtgatgtttttatattgtgtgtgattttcatttttatagtaTAAAGTGACTTAGGCCATATACTGTGgctaaatgtttatttaataaagataaata is a window of Thunnus thynnus chromosome 8, fThuThy2.1, whole genome shotgun sequence DNA encoding:
- the uox gene encoding uricase, which codes for MAMASNQNVEFVRTGYGKNIVKVLFIRRQGTHHDIIELKADVELTLNSRKDYLTGDNSDIIPTDTIKNTVHALAKLKGVKTIEQFSLDICHHFLTSFKHVLRAKVYMEEAPWRKLEKNGVEHAHAFIYSPEAYRFCDAEQNLGGIPVLHSGVKNMKVLKTTQSGFSGFHRDRFTTLQDTSDRCFCTSVYSRWRYNKVQDVNFDAAWKCVKETIIEKFAGPYDRGEYSPSVQKTLYETQVLVLDRIPEVDEIEIVMPNQHYFTIDMTKMGIHNRDEVLLPLDNPSGNITGTVRRKQRARL
- the dnase2b gene encoding deoxyribonuclease-2-beta, giving the protein MDAYISLCVQIVVMFLCGTVFSTDISCKNEAGEPVDWFIIYKLPRYKIGKVGSGVDYMYLDSSVGSWQMSKFMVNDSEGAIANTLNQLYMGEAYKSNSSVYALYNDAPPILDYLRGYGHTKGVLLFDRSQGFWLSHSIPHFPSFPEKGYRYPSSGKVNGQTALCVTYQYDQFLHIAKQMAYIYPRFYNCSTPAAFLADLPQLAQLCEGSKPPLASDKGVEQLFSVQGDKFVSFVKSEHFVDDIYTGWVAQALDTDLLVETWQTQNHELPSNCSLPRHTMNIKRIQLPGSVKFLSHHDHSKWCVSRVYEDQVTCLGDLNREKAQMWRGGGLVCSFNPLIYKAFRQAVDLYISC